Part of the Liberibacter crescens BT-1 genome is shown below.
CAACAAGACTACACTAAACTACTGAGTAATCTTTGGCCATTACCAAATTTTGAATATAAAGAATTTGTAAAATTATTACGTGAAGATAATGGTATAAAAGCTCTAGAGAGAGCAGAAATTCTTGAAAAGAGTGCTCTCGAAATTGATCCCCTTCAACGCTTTGAGCTCATCAAAAGAATTTTTTTGACTCAAGAATTGCAGCCCCACAAAAGAATAATTACTAAATATATAAAGGAAAAAGCACCTCATCTAGAAAAAACGATTAAGAACCTGCAAGAATATATTTTTACATTTTGTAATCATTTTAACATCGCTAAAATGATGGAACATACTTTGTTGGTCTTAAATTTCGCCAACAATTTTATTGTAAAACATGAAGAATTGAAAGCAAAGTACAGTGTACTTGATTTTGAAGATTTAATTATTCGTACTGCTCATCTTCTTAAAAAAAGTGACGTTGGTGCATGGATACGCTATAAACTTGATCAAGCAATTGATCATATATTAATAGATGAAGTTCAAGATACTAGTCCAATTCAATGGGAAGTCATTCGTGCTTTAACAGAAGATTTTTTTTCTGGAGAAAATGCACATTTACGTACATTATTTGCAGTAGGCGATAGAAAACAATCCATTTATTCTTTTCAAGGTGCAAGGGCCGATCGTTTTTCTCTTGAAAGTCAAATAACACGCTCTCATGTCATAAATTCTGGTCAACTTTTCTCGACAGTACAGCTCCCATTATCTTTTCGATCAACTGCTGATATACTGAGTGCTGTTGATAAAGTCTTTTCTTTTAAAGAAAATGCGAAAGGTCTTGCCACAGAAAGCAAAGATATTATACATCACTCTAACCGTATTGGAGAACCTGGAACTGTTGATGTATGGGAAACAATCTTCTCAGAGAAAAATCCCAAACAAGAAGACGACTGGGTTAGTTACTTCAAACATATTCCCCAAAATGCTCCCTCTGTTATTCTGGCACAGCGTATTGCCGATACTATTTTAAATATGATAGAAAATGTAACTATCATTAATAATGGCAAAAAAAGACTTATCGTTCCAGGCGATATTTTAATACTGGTACGTAAACGTAATTCTTTTATAAATTGTTTAACTCGAATACTAAAAAACTCTAACAAGATCCCTGTTTCAGGGCCTGACAAATTAAATCTTACTGATCATATTGCCGTGCAAGACCTTATTGCTCTTGGTCGTGTTATCTTATCACAAGAAGACGATTTATCACTCGCTTCATTATTGAAAAGTCCCTTATTTTCTCTCTCTGAAGATGAAATCTTCGAACTTTCCGCAATGCGAAAGACATCAGAAAGCGTATTTAGTCATCTTAATCGACTTGCTACTGCTGGTCATCCAGTTTTTATTGGTGTATGGGATAAACTTAATAGCTTAATTATTCTATCACAATCCTGTTCAGCATATGATTTTTTTTCTCTAACTTTAGGTCAAAAAGGTGGTCGAAAGAATTTTCTTGCCCGTTTTGGTAACGAAATTAATGATATTCTTGATGAATTTATGAATTTTGCACTTAAAAAAGAACAAGATGGTTTTATTACTCTTCAAGAATTTATCTCAATAATAGAGAAGGAAGCCCCTATTATAAAAAGACAACACAATCAAAATTTCAACGAAGTAAGAATAATGACTGTCCATGCTTCTAAAGGTTTAGAAGCTCCTGTCGTTTTTCTTGTTGATGCCGGTACAAAAGCATTTTCTAAACAACATGTAAAAAAATTACGTTTATTAACCTCTGATAATAACCAGAATGAAACTTCTATCCCTGTCTGGATTCCAAGTTCTGATTTTGACAATACTGTTAACTCCGAAGATCTAAACTGTTTGAAAAACTTAGAACAAGAAGAATATCATCGTCTTCTTTATGTCGGCATGACTCGTGCTGCAGATAGATTGATCATTTGTGGTTACGGTAGCACAAAAAACAATGAAGGAACATGGAGTGATATTGTTACAAAAGCTTTTACTGGGGATGAAAGAGCTAAAGAAACTACTTTCTATGGTTTAAATGAAACATGGAAAGGCTTACAATGGCGTACATATTGTACTGAACAAGTCCCTTTTGAAGATGAAATATTTAAACCAAAA
Proteins encoded:
- the addA gene encoding double-strand break repair helicase AddA; protein product: MKNDILSKTISKTEDWINWTEKQQSLASDPRRSVWVSANAGSGKTHVLAQRVIRLLLAKYKPSSLLCLTYTKEAASEMSNRVFEKLAEWTCLSDDELSKQIIKIEGKEPDKKKLIEARNLFIKALETPGGLKVQTIHAFCEAILQQFPLEANIAGHFSVIDDLSKQKIIQEAQQLMLSSIAKDTNSLLNKSFKRIIDLVDEKEITELISQIVTHRHALKSFFSFAAVNGGEEAVLRDRFGLEKQQDYTKLLSNLWPLPNFEYKEFVKLLREDNGIKALERAEILEKSALEIDPLQRFELIKRIFLTQELQPHKRIITKYIKEKAPHLEKTIKNLQEYIFTFCNHFNIAKMMEHTLLVLNFANNFIVKHEELKAKYSVLDFEDLIIRTAHLLKKSDVGAWIRYKLDQAIDHILIDEVQDTSPIQWEVIRALTEDFFSGENAHLRTLFAVGDRKQSIYSFQGARADRFSLESQITRSHVINSGQLFSTVQLPLSFRSTADILSAVDKVFSFKENAKGLATESKDIIHHSNRIGEPGTVDVWETIFSEKNPKQEDDWVSYFKHIPQNAPSVILAQRIADTILNMIENVTIINNGKKRLIVPGDILILVRKRNSFINCLTRILKNSNKIPVSGPDKLNLTDHIAVQDLIALGRVILSQEDDLSLASLLKSPLFSLSEDEIFELSAMRKTSESVFSHLNRLATAGHPVFIGVWDKLNSLIILSQSCSAYDFFSLTLGQKGGRKNFLARFGNEINDILDEFMNFALKKEQDGFITLQEFISIIEKEAPIIKRQHNQNFNEVRIMTVHASKGLEAPVVFLVDAGTKAFSKQHVKKLRLLTSDNNQNETSIPVWIPSSDFDNTVNSEDLNCLKNLEQEEYHRLLYVGMTRAADRLIICGYGSTKNNEGTWSDIVTKAFTGDERAKETTFYGLNETWKGLQWRTYCTEQVPFEDEIFKPKFEDTKKIPEELLIPPENQYILPYFINPSNIENIGPSPLIPRLFNEKPLNNYSLRRGRMIHKLLQIIFDIPEEDSKKYILSYCNYNTRLWPKKESEKLISSFIDIIKYPSIPSSIEYTSCAEVSIAGKISFKNRDFFVAGRVDRMFISEEKIFLLEYKTNHIFPKLQSEIPISHISQLSIYREVLKPLYPNKQFECLLIYTQEPKVFTLSNSQLENSLIQIENKFYYSS